A DNA window from Brenneria izadpanahii contains the following coding sequences:
- a CDS encoding MFS transporter: MQIRSHNPALWALMLSAYGIGTTEFVAVGILPNIAFDMGVDISAAGLVVSLYALGATVGAPVLTALTGRVPRKTLLLALMALFTIGNMAAATSANYGILLGVRVVSAFSHGVFFAIGATISASLVPHDRRASAIAMVFSGLTIAIATGAPIGTLVGQQWGWRATFWMVAGLGLISFIGIAVLLPRTINVDRPGSLRDQAKVLSSARLLIAFSMNLFGYGGTFVAFTYLAPLLEQIGGFQSNSIGKILFLYGLSVIAGNVIGGRIANLKPIPVLVVLFTLQALGLLVFGFTAYSQTGTLITLAFLGGFASPMFRGCICMLSNWRRNTGRKASMSPRR; encoded by the coding sequence CTAATATCGCTTTTGATATGGGCGTTGATATTTCTGCCGCGGGCCTGGTGGTAAGCCTATATGCGCTGGGCGCTACCGTTGGCGCGCCCGTTTTGACCGCGTTGACGGGGCGGGTGCCGCGCAAGACGTTACTGCTGGCGCTGATGGCATTGTTCACCATCGGCAACATGGCCGCGGCGACCAGCGCCAATTATGGCATCCTGCTTGGGGTAAGGGTTGTGAGCGCATTTTCGCACGGCGTATTTTTTGCCATCGGCGCTACGATCTCCGCGAGTTTAGTTCCCCATGACCGTCGGGCTTCAGCTATCGCGATGGTGTTCTCCGGGCTGACTATCGCCATCGCAACCGGGGCGCCGATCGGCACCCTTGTGGGTCAACAATGGGGATGGCGGGCCACTTTCTGGATGGTCGCCGGCCTGGGGTTGATTTCATTCATCGGTATCGCCGTGCTGTTGCCGCGCACGATTAACGTTGACCGTCCGGGGAGCCTGCGCGACCAAGCCAAGGTATTGAGCAGCGCACGGCTGTTAATTGCATTTTCCATGAATCTGTTCGGTTATGGCGGAACGTTCGTGGCATTCACCTACTTAGCGCCATTGCTGGAACAGATCGGCGGATTCCAGTCGAACAGCATCGGGAAGATCCTGTTTCTCTACGGGCTGTCGGTGATCGCGGGAAACGTTATCGGCGGGCGTATCGCCAACCTTAAACCGATACCCGTACTCGTCGTGCTGTTCACGCTACAGGCTTTGGGGCTGCTGGTATTCGGTTTTACCGCCTATTCCCAGACAGGAACTCTGATTACCTTAGCGTTCCTGGGGGGCTTTGCTTCGCCAATGTTCCGGGGCTGCATTTGTATGTTGTCCAACTGGCGCAGAAACACCGGCCGAAAGGCGTCGATGTCGCCTCGGCGTTGA